TTTCGAGTTCGCTCGAGTTAAATTTAACCCAAGAGTCCTATAAATAACTTCaacaaatgaattaaaaagaaaatatgcaTAATTTTTACCAGCATATCTTCTTCCGTCACGATACTATGTATcttgaatttcaatatttcatactTGTTAATGACTAATCGAATCGTccagaatttatttaaaaatataaatatttttgccaGCTTTCTTGCATGTGCTATTGTAGAATAAGTATCcacatttaataattaactgttaatgaaacgaaaatgaatTAACACCAATTATAAATCCGATATTTCatctaatataatttataaaaaaaataaagtgaTTATACTTCTTCTCGATTTCCTTTAAGACTATTCtaggaaaagaaattatgGCGGAATTGTATTGGTTACGaacttataaaaatttagttcCCTCTTTTGAAGTTGCCTGGCATGTTTGTTTGTAACCCAGGGTCAATTTAAAAAGTACTTATGCTTCCAGATTAAGGTATGTAATACAACTCtgtgatataaaaaaataagtaatagtaaatttatttgattgtAAGTCAGGAGGAATTATTGCCTTCCTTGATTATAATATGTGTACTTTTACATAAGTAATCTATTACGCTAATgcttaaaatcaaataaattgaaaaaatcttacaagtttaaattatttcgtattCACATTTTGCTATCacgtatttctataaattcagtcatacatataaaaacttcgacatttttattcatttatactgttttttacgttatttaaaTCTAGTCAGTATGTATCATCTATAATACTAGATCCTTTCTTCTTAGTCTTTTATTTAGATTATCGATTGCAAGATGATGCTCAAACGTTTCGATTCAATTAACAAAATactttcatttcctttttcaatatcaaaatatacattGACAAATCTCTAATTGTAGAAACGTTATCTTTTTAAAGCAATTTGAAGATACATCCTGTGAGCGAAATTCACAATAGGTCACAAACgttacttttacttttttgtacaatttttataacaaatgcAATCCTAAACTTTTAATATCGGAAGTTTGGATTATCAGTTTGCCAACCCTTTGCATTTGGTCCAAATTGATAAACTAATCTTCGACCGAGTACAGGTTGAAAAATTTTGCTTTTATAATAGTAcctgaaagaatattttttatataaaaatattgcacaATTACCAAAcagaatttaaacaaaaagtgAATAAAACATTACCGCATTGCTCGACTTAGTTTCTCGTACGTCATTTTTGTGTTTCCTTTTCTTGAACCCCATCGTTTCGCGACCTCGTCGCTTTTAACGAACCGAAATTTCGCTTGAGAATAATCTTCCCAACAGATTAAACTTGGACACGTTTCTCGATTACGTAAGAGATCCCTGATGAATTCCCAAAGCTTTCCCTGGCTAGTagctatataacattatattagTATCATTGCATCATTGAAttaagaaatacatattttaattcaaagtaaaaatgcttacaatttttttttggttttaatACTCTTGGTCTCCCTGGTGGCCGTTTGGTAGTTTGGAAAtcaatactattattatctgATTCTGCgtctacaaaaataaaaacaatatttacatactttattataaaaaaagataatcatttcgtataaaaaaattcgaagGATTTATATTACCTGATGTACTGTTGGAATTAATTCGCGCATATTCGTCTTCGGAATGAGGATGGATGGTATTAAATGGTGGAACTGTAATTACATAGTTTTGTTTTTACTAACTACTAATGACGACTGattcttaaataaaaactaTCAATGAGATACAgcgaaataatattatgatagTTTATTAcactattattttttgttatcaACATTCACACGTAATCACAATTACATACGTATATTCGAGATATGCTGAGAGTGGAGTAGGTCATAGAGTCGATCTCCGTACATAGGATCATGGTTGATAAAATCGTCTCTGGTAAAGGTGACCAACTCGTTTCCTGGTACCGCAAGACTGTGTTGTATCAGACTATACGGTTGTCCGATATAAGATGCCGCAGACATCAACCAGTTTATTGTTTCTTCTTGACACCAGTTTCTAATAGGTTTATCAGACCAACCGGTACcatcaatttcattattttcatcgCCTGTTGAATATATGGcgatatgaaaaaattgatacaagtcgaaaatgaaaaatacatcaagataaaatgaaacgtacttttataacattataaaacatGATTATCTTTTAGAACAAATTGTTTGGAAAGTATAAttactacataatagtttatatatataatatataataataataataataatattttatattgtaaaatgtatattaataaaatgttgatgatatcttatattaataaagttaatataatacCAATTATAATAGTGACGtttgaaaatatagatataatcaagcaaaattatttttcatgaattACCAAAGTAACACTTTTTTCGGGGAGGTTCGTAACTACGCGTGGTCAGGGCATTAGTTTTCAACGTGACCAATGAGTCCATATCCAGTACGAAATGATCATCGTCGTCATTTAGATTAGGAAACGAAGGGCACACCTGCAAACAGAACATATCGCATGACAAACAAATCCGAAACGAAATCGGGTTTCTACGTTAATGACCTTGTTGGCGTCTTCAACCGTCCTGTCTCTTTTTATCGCTAGAGACTGAGAAAAACGAGATCACTACAATCTCGTTTCCTTGGACTGGCTTTTATACGCGTAcgagatatatacatatatgtatgtatttacgTCTCGATTCTGGGCAGAGCATCTACATAAAACGGATATCggtaatttgcaataaataaccGCAAATCGTTGTttcaaatgttatttattttgtattacgtGGCTTCAAAGGCTTTATGCAAAGTCAAGCATGCggtaaatgataataatatcttatatcttatattagTAAATTAGTGTGCATATAAGTGTTGCTTAGCCGCAATTAACTGATATGTAACATTATTGTTTCaagtatcatatttttataattatttttgtcatGTCTTATCTCTTTGTAGTAgttttttcttcgtaatttccaaatattcaaTACAGAAagtatcatattttaatttttagtctttaagttattattaaattttgtatgaatGCGTGTTAATTCGTGTAAACTTATTTGGACGCAGTAATGGGTGCTATTGATatcttttgatatattttctatttttttaataatatgtataaatgcaGCATATACAGTTTGTCACAAAAGCATTTGATACAACGACGGCCAATAGATAGTCATATAGCCTTTttctcgattaaaaaattccaactaGCATCTGTATCAATATTTGCGCAATAATTTACTGTATCAATACAATTGATACAGCATTGTCAGAAATATTGTTCTGTTTCGTAGAATTGACAACATTTTATTGCTCTCACAAATCATTTCACTAAATCTACAAATGCACTTGTTTCGCACTTAGGTGCGAATACTCGTACGATATAGACGCTGGAGTTATCGCGTCGCCGATCATCATCACTTTTCGTAGAAACGCAATTTTTACAATCTTGCAACTCTTTTCCAAACAGAACGATAAACCCTCGTACTAACttgatagaaatatattttatattttatattgtatctaaagaaagaaatgaaacatCGTTTGATACCTCGTAAATCGGTTGTCAAAAACTTCGAacagtttttttatttataacttcttctaattctttttattcgttatattaaatttacaaaaatcttcGATTAATCATTAGAAGTTGACACTGTAATTGTTCATTTCTCTATTCCACTTTACCTTAGTCTAAAATACTTTAATGCCATTTCTTACGATATGCACGTacgaattaaacgaaatagttTTCCCAAATGTTTTATAGCTTTCCGTTTTTTCATACTCAAATATCAGTCTGgaattcgagaaaaacacaGTATTTTTTTAGAAAGTTCATTATAGCACACTAGCGCTTCACGCGGTGCAGTACTAACAAACCTTTTTCTCTCTAGCACGTGAGGTTCACACATGCGTTCCTTCTCCGGAAAGATTACAGAACAGGTAAACAAGTAAAactcatataaaataatcaaaaaacACCGTACAATCCACTAAAACCAATTCAAACAATCCAAACAGAACAACTTTACAACTTTTTTAGGTAATCGTAACTCACCTCCACTAAGTCGGTTCTATCGTAACTACTGAACGGATCCATTATTAAGTTCATTCGATTCTTCAACTATGCAAATACAAGGCTGTCGTACAAACGTAACAATATGTTCGTTACAGAGAATTGTCACGATTTACGCGAAGGTAAATGTATGTCACAGCGCGGCGTGAACAAGTCGCATCACTGTCTGTTGGAAAACAGATCGAAAACAAGTATACCTCAAACTAAACACGAGGTCGCGGCGTTGTCGCGCAACGCGATACTGATCGCCGGTCGCCGAAATGTCTCTGACGAAGACGCCAGGCGATGTGGTGACGCGAAAGACGTCAGCGGGAGTACCACCGGGACGGATAGCGCGGAAGAGCAGGTTTCAACGGGGATTTCCCGCTCTTTGGAATTGACCAATCATCGGCGACGTGCTTCACGATAGCTGACGCAATAATTGCGGATACACACCATTGGCGGCGGTTGTCGAGATCCGGAGAATCCGAGACGAAAATGCAACCGAAAATATAGCTAACGCGACGGTTATTCCCCGAGTGGCTTCATTATTTTGCGATCCAACGAGGTCGACCGGACGATACACTGGGGTATTCGTATCATCGAAAATCTGGCCGAAAGTTcatcttctttaatttttcctcagctgtgaaattttcattcttaagaaaaattaaatcaggaatattatatttacaaattttatttctgcatCCTTGAAGTGATACAtacgtgtaataaataaagctAAATTTTGATAATGGTCTCCTCAGCCCttatatatcgtattttttattgttgtaTTAACTACTCTTTTAtgataaacaatattttaaaatgaactataatttattcatgTTCTTTAAGAATGTCATGTATCACTTAAAATATCATTCTGTTATATTTCAGGatatattccaatttttgtaaaaaaaattaattgtaaagaATGCTTTGTTATGCTTATAGTATAATCGCTCGAATTGAATTTCTTTAGCTCTTGTAAGTAGAAATGATAATAatgttacgtattttttaaaccacTAGAATCATTTGGAATTAATTTGATAATGCGGGATCAATTTGCGATATAATGCAAGAGCGAAAGtttagaaagagaaacggaATATTTTGCAGACTTTCGCCGAatcaagaaaatttttaagaagaacCTCAAGCGTTTAAAcacaaaatacatatttcgcTTAAAGTAGGAAAGAAGAGGGTTGCATCATAAGGGGTTACAGTGTACTATTTAAAATTCTGACATGTAAAATAGATCCTCCggtttatataaaaagagagttttctaatatatatttggGCAAATATAtcttatgaaaaattcatatgtAGCGtttaaaatacgttttttttcaaacaaatacaTAGGTTGCTTGCCGCCAAGTAGGAACACGTGTCGCGAAGATTTGAGTTTTCGTAGTTCAAATTACTAAATCAACCAATCGATATCAATCTTTTTTAAGGTTAAAAGGTTGTACGTCCAATCGgttgtatataaaatgattcCGCAAAAACAAATAACAGATAAGAAATGATCGAATGTAATTAAGTGTGTATGTCTGTGTacaaatatcttaaatatactttatactttCATTAACTAAACAACGCATGAAAGAGTTATCGGatataaatatgttgtcaTAGATGGAATTTCATTCAATGATTTAATgtaatgatttataataatactaatttgGGTCAGTAAGGTAAATTTCTCTGGtgaataatacgtaattatagAAGCATATAATTAACCTATTTAGTTAAACggattttaatttcatgaaatatttaaatttgactGCTTTAATTATCTTATAAAATCATTCTCACTCTCTCcaatcttttataaaaatgtatgcgACTTATATGCTGTATTTACAGatatcattatattaataatcatgtcttcaaatatttccagTCGATCTATGCTGTTGCGCGAAGCCAGAGTCTTGCGGTTAAtctaatttccataaaatggAAATCGCTATCGAGCTTCGATTTTTTCCTGGaagtatctttaaaaaaaaaaaaacatttattgcAAATCAGCAACGATTCAACGTACGAAACAGTTACGAAATAACCAGGAACAGAAATTCGTCTGTACGACGAGACTTCGTCGGTATTCCCGTGACATTGAGGCGTTTGAAGATCTCTACGAagattccattttttttctctcttacaGCGTTATTAATAGACACAAGTTGTTCGTCGCATAATTCTCAATAGATTGACTGGCTAGAACCAGtgtgagaaaaaaagaaaatgatactCTGCAATAATGTGCACGTATACCAAATTTTCCTGGAATGTTGGAATACGTTTACATATAGTAGAGGTAAATAGATTGTCAATAATGcagaaattatattcttaaacTTTGTATGTATCATGTACTGTACActtcagaaatattttcaatggaTCCACTAATGTGTTCAATTCGTACGTTCTGccctgtatacatataatgtttCCATCGCATTCGTCCAGACAAAATGCAATATTCGAAAAAGCTTCTCACATTGGCGGCGCCTATGGACTCGTTTATTTATAGTACGCCACGATGTCTCGACATCGGAGTGTAAACATGTCGGTACTACCATGgacttcattttattttacgatgtacttttctctccttttttctctcatgcgccttctttttttcttttcctttcaatTACGTCTCTACACTGGGAAGAACGCGCTTTTTATCATAACCGCAATCCGTGAAACTCCTGGGGATTACTAATAACTGATTCGAGGAACTGTGATCGCGCAAACTCGCCGAGCTTTGATTTTATATCGGCTCTTTCGAAACATTCTGTTTCCTgtagagaaattgaaaaatcaacgaataaagtaaacgaagaaggaagaaggcAACAATGATAAAGAACAAAGATTATTTTGGTTCTGATGTTAATTAAGGAAGTTGTGGTATTTTAATCAGtctatttcataaatttagaCGAAAAATGTAAGGATTACATATCTGTGGTTCACTTTAAtcgttctttcattttttataccgAAGAGTTGAAAAATTCCTCAGTAACTTCCGAACTTGTTCTTCCAATTGCGAGTCACTTTGTTTTTTAGCTCGAATATGGCCTATAGTACTCGTAAGATGAATCACTGACCTATCATAAGAATTGTGATAAAGACTCAATCGGAATAACAAATGGAATTTTCTTGAGGAAAAActgaatataatttctaagGTCTCAGAGATCCCCATCCTTTGTATTACTTGGTAAAGTCCTTctttaaattctaataattttgttaaactgCGATCTTGTCGATGTTGGTATATACTTATactatacacgtatatacttATTTTGCAGTTGTTGCTGAAATAAAAGAGATGGTCGTTTCGTTGGTTGTCCAGCTTAAAGCATCCCTGATCACATTTACTAGGTTACGGTTTTTGTGTATCTCGGTTTGCTCCGCTATCCATATAGATGTTGACTAACATCAGGAAGACCTATAAGGTGTTCCAATAATTCTTTGATAATCTTTGTTACTTTTAGAAATGCGATGTAAGGTCACTCACaaagtttgaatattttaaaattttacaattattttttaattattatattacgaaGAAGTCCATGACACGTAAGGATAACATAAATaatcatttctttataaacgGAAGATTTTCAGATATTTCAAAGTTATATCTATTGCAATATTGTATTGATATAAATGGACAATATTTTGAGCATCTCTCGTTCTTTTGCTCCTTCGTTTATTGTCGAATGAGATTGTATTAGACGTCATTGAAATCGTCTGAACGAAGTCTTTTAAAAgtaagattatttattaaaataaaattgattgttGTTTTTATACTTTGATGCAATCTCATTAAATATGTAGAAATTCTATGCGATTAGCTTTTGCGCAAGATTCATCGAAGATCGTAATGCATCGCACCgcgtttatataaaatcacaaaatgaaattataagtGATTATCTTACACGTTAATGGTTATCTTTAACCGGCAAACGCAAAAATTCTGCCGTCCTCTTCATTTTCATCCATTTATTGGAATATCGGGATCAGAAATGATTGGATgtcgaaaaagaaataatctacTTGTTTGAATAAAGTGGTTGTATGCAAATTTCAAGTCACGTACAATACATACGATCacaactgaaaaatatttaatagcatCGATATGTGAACACTTATCGAAAGTTCACGTcctgttaaattaatatcttttgaaGGTATTAAGATGTCAAATCCAATAAAAATACTCACTGCcctgtaaatataaaatttttgttatcattATACGAAAAAAATGCACCAAACAGTccaacgttaaataatatatttatgtatattgatatattatatctattctgaattgtaaaaatacaaacgtCCTAATATGATCAATTATTGCGAATAAAAGGATTTTCCAAAGTTTTTGtcatgaaaagaaattttatgagaaaatacACGAACTTTATGCATTATTCGACGTTGAATATAAATGATgttgaatatgtatatttataattatctgtACTTGATATGAAAATGCAAATTGGCTTAAACAAATGCTACGTTTAGTAAACAAAACATATATCAATGACAATTACAGTCATTCAATAGACATAAATACATGCAatgaaaaagacaaagaagaaTGAAAGCCAAACAtgatcgtttctctttctttttttcacgtCTTATAGTAAACTTTTTAATCTGTAGAGCGTAATAACTCGTACTTCTGCGTAATTGAATGTGTTTTGAAACGGGAAAGGTCATTCCGGACTGTCAAACAggttcataattttttaacgtcgATAAAAATCAGAAGTACTTAACTAACGTCATTGATTACGTGCAAgttccaaaataaaaaatactacgTATGTTGTCGTATATTGTACgattagaagaaagaaaaactaatAGGAAATTCAGTTGGGTTAAActcgtttttaaaattaaagtttatcAATACCAATCATTCATATAATTATGTTTATGACtttaaaggaaaagataacaaatattatttgtgtataaatttttatgtgtaattatatgttacattttttttttctgcaaAGAAAGCATAGATCGTTAACGATTTATTCTTCTGTGATCGATAA
This Bombus pascuorum chromosome 1, iyBomPasc1.1, whole genome shotgun sequence DNA region includes the following protein-coding sequences:
- the LOC132913505 gene encoding ETS-related transcription factor Elf-5-like isoform X1 — encoded protein: MNLIMDPFSSYDRTDLVEVCPSFPNLNDDDDHFVLDMDSLVTLKTNALTTRSYEPPRKKCYFGDENNEIDGTGWSDKPIRNWCQEETINWLMSAASYIGQPYSLIQHSLAVPGNELVTFTRDDFINHDPMYGDRLYDLLHSQHISNILPPFNTIHPHSEDEYARINSNSTSDAESDNNSIDFQTTKRPPGRPRVLKPKKNSTSQGKLWEFIRDLLRNRETCPSLICWEDYSQAKFRFVKSDEVAKRWGSRKGNTKMTYEKLSRAMRYYYKSKIFQPVLGRRLVYQFGPNAKGWQTDNPNFRY
- the LOC132913505 gene encoding ETS-related transcription factor Elf-5-like isoform X2 — protein: MDSLVTLKTNALTTRSYEPPRKKCYFGDENNEIDGTGWSDKPIRNWCQEETINWLMSAASYIGQPYSLIQHSLAVPGNELVTFTRDDFINHDPMYGDRLYDLLHSQHISNILPPFNTIHPHSEDEYARINSNSTSDAESDNNSIDFQTTKRPPGRPRVLKPKKNSTSQGKLWEFIRDLLRNRETCPSLICWEDYSQAKFRFVKSDEVAKRWGSRKGNTKMTYEKLSRAMRYYYKSKIFQPVLGRRLVYQFGPNAKGWQTDNPNFRY